A single Fodinibius saliphilus DNA region contains:
- a CDS encoding lysophospholipid acyltransferase family protein, whose translation MKKTDFGFWEYVRSILTIIIFFFTFLIFTPVILFLLLISFGKASNLVVEYIAPIMVRPAFWASGIRFNVKYHTDELTSPAIFIINHSSTLDVLTLLALGLPKIRFVAKWEFQYNPIFLILGRLTGQIFIKREKSDKAIETLKKTHQRIHRDELSIMMAPEGSRKHPGIIGPFKKGPFRMAMDLDYPVVPIYFEGNRQLSRGGTLITKSGELTAHIHDAIDTSDWTLENLEEHIEEVREQYLEWAGVEDDNVRPIA comes from the coding sequence ATGAAAAAAACTGATTTTGGCTTTTGGGAGTATGTACGTAGCATTCTTACGATCATCATATTTTTTTTCACCTTTTTGATTTTTACCCCTGTCATTCTTTTTCTATTGCTCATAAGTTTTGGGAAAGCATCCAATTTAGTTGTTGAATATATTGCCCCCATTATGGTACGCCCTGCGTTTTGGGCCAGTGGCATTCGGTTTAATGTAAAATACCATACCGATGAGCTAACCAGCCCGGCGATCTTTATCATCAATCACAGTTCTACGCTGGATGTTCTAACACTTCTGGCACTAGGATTACCTAAAATTCGTTTTGTTGCCAAGTGGGAGTTCCAGTACAATCCCATCTTCCTCATTCTCGGCCGTTTAACCGGGCAGATTTTTATCAAACGTGAAAAGTCAGACAAAGCAATAGAAACACTTAAGAAAACACACCAGCGTATCCATCGCGATGAACTTTCTATTATGATGGCGCCCGAAGGCTCACGAAAACATCCGGGTATTATCGGTCCTTTTAAAAAGGGCCCTTTTCGTATGGCTATGGACTTGGATTACCCCGTCGTACCTATCTATTTCGAGGGTAACCGACAATTAAGCAGAGGTGGTACCCTTATCACCAAATCAGGAGAACTTACGGCCCATATTCACGATGCGATCGACACCTCTGATTGGACTCTCGAGAACCTGGAAGAGCATATAGAGGAAGTTCGAGAACAATACCTGGAGTGGGCAGGCGTAGAAGATGATAACGTGCGACCTATCGCCTAA
- the aroQ gene encoding type II 3-dehydroquinate dehydratase: protein MKLSILNGPNLNMLGKRDPEQYGKETLKDIEQLLIDRFADHEMVFFQSNLEGQLVEVIQSLVESDVDGLIVNFGGYSHTSVAIRDALALLEIPIVEVHLSNIHAREEFREKTLTGSVANGIITGLGKQSYVLGVHAVEQLIRDA, encoded by the coding sequence ATGAAGTTATCGATTCTAAATGGTCCCAACCTGAATATGCTGGGTAAGCGCGATCCTGAACAATATGGTAAAGAGACGCTTAAAGATATTGAGCAGCTTCTTATTGATCGTTTCGCCGATCATGAAATGGTTTTCTTTCAGAGTAATTTGGAAGGACAACTTGTTGAGGTTATCCAGTCCTTGGTAGAGTCTGATGTGGATGGGCTTATCGTCAACTTTGGAGGCTATTCGCATACTTCGGTAGCAATTCGCGATGCCCTGGCTCTACTCGAAATTCCTATTGTAGAAGTACATCTGTCAAATATCCATGCCCGTGAAGAATTTCGGGAAAAGACGCTTACCGGTTCCGTAGCTAATGGTATCATTACCGGCTTAGGCAAACAAAGTTATGTGCTGGGCGTACATGCTGTTGAACAATTAATACGAGATGCCTGA
- a CDS encoding HIT family protein, translating to MATIFTKIIEGDIPCHKVAETEEHIAFLDINPIAEGHTLVVPKKEVDYFFDLPDTLMQQTMDVSKTIAKGIDDALNPLRTGVIVQGLEVPHAHVHLVPLYKETQVMALGHNVNVEEDRMLEIKKQIAARVDL from the coding sequence ATGGCTACAATATTCACCAAAATTATTGAGGGCGATATTCCATGTCATAAAGTGGCAGAAACAGAAGAGCATATAGCTTTTCTGGATATCAATCCTATTGCAGAAGGGCATACGTTGGTGGTTCCTAAAAAGGAGGTTGATTACTTTTTTGATCTGCCGGATACTCTGATGCAACAAACAATGGATGTTTCCAAAACGATTGCCAAAGGCATTGACGATGCGTTAAATCCCCTGCGGACAGGAGTTATTGTGCAAGGGCTGGAAGTGCCGCATGCGCATGTCCATTTGGTGCCGCTTTATAAAGAGACCCAAGTGATGGCGTTGGGGCATAACGTTAATGTAGAAGAAGACCGGATGCTCGAAATAAAAAAACAAATTGCAGCGAGAGTAGATTTATGA
- a CDS encoding AraC family transcriptional regulator encodes MASSNSIYFQIPKIDEEGIVVQYDNQPHFYDQLHHHPELQLVYILEGTGDLFIGDSITTFKPGNLFLFGSNQSHILKSDNKYFQDDCQQLSRSVSIFFHKTSLGKGFFDISETAIIKKLIKRANRGLAFSSEVAQKIGNRMQALLNISGFDRFLETLSILHDLSQTEKYAYLAQQSSTHPPDDKESERINNIINYILNHYKEDIKLETIAEVANYSKTSFCRFFKKRTRKTFTQFLNEVRIAQACKLLRNTDLNISQICYESGFNNVSNFNRQFKRITDTTPRKYADKFDSVSSSLHLIEYDT; translated from the coding sequence ATGGCATCAAGTAACTCGATCTATTTTCAGATCCCAAAAATTGACGAGGAAGGTATAGTAGTACAATACGACAACCAACCTCATTTTTATGATCAGCTGCACCATCATCCCGAGCTGCAGTTAGTGTATATTCTTGAAGGTACCGGCGACCTCTTTATTGGCGATTCGATCACGACCTTTAAACCGGGCAACCTTTTCCTATTCGGATCCAACCAGAGTCATATCCTCAAAAGCGATAACAAATATTTCCAAGATGACTGTCAACAGCTTTCGCGATCTGTCTCCATCTTTTTTCACAAAACCTCATTGGGAAAAGGGTTCTTTGACATTTCCGAAACAGCCATTATTAAAAAGTTGATAAAACGTGCAAACCGGGGCCTTGCTTTCTCTTCTGAAGTAGCACAAAAAATTGGCAATCGTATGCAAGCCCTTCTCAATATCTCCGGCTTTGATCGATTTTTAGAAACGCTATCTATTCTACATGACTTATCCCAAACTGAGAAATATGCCTATTTAGCACAACAAAGCAGTACGCATCCTCCTGATGATAAGGAAAGTGAACGCATTAATAATATTATAAACTATATCCTGAATCATTATAAAGAGGATATTAAGCTAGAGACTATTGCCGAAGTTGCCAATTATAGCAAAACCTCTTTCTGTCGCTTTTTTAAAAAGAGAACGCGCAAAACATTTACGCAATTTTTGAATGAAGTGCGCATTGCCCAAGCTTGTAAGTTATTGCGGAACACCGATCTCAACATTTCTCAAATTTGCTATGAAAGCGGCTTTAACAATGTTTCTAATTTTAACAGGCAGTTTAAGCGCATAACAGATACCACCCCTCGTAAGTATGCTGATAAATTCGACAGTGTTTCTTCCAGCCTTCACCTTATAGAATATGACACCTAA
- the ftsH gene encoding ATP-dependent zinc metalloprotease FtsH codes for MSEKKNQQKKNKDSKKNKGIQGPGGKHQYTFYWIVIAALLGFWLFSSQSGGFLGGPPIIDYSEFRTQIQDNNVRKVTIRGEQVEGKLKQRTALKASENDTTRYNSFITYLPSFGDEKLLTMLEEHGVQVQTLPKSDFNWWTVLLWGIPLAFLVLIGLQFFRQMKMQGQNMFQIGESKAKLQDAEKVNTTFDDVAGLKGAKTELQEIISFLKNPDKFDSLGGEIPKGVLMVGPPGTGKTLLARAVAGEAGVPYYTITGSDFMEMFVGVGAKRVRDMFEKAKEKSPAIIFIDEIDSIGRKRGAGLGGGHDEREQTLNQLLSELDGFEPNAGVVVMGATNRPDILDKALLRPGRFDRQITVHLPTQEHREQILEIHAENKKLSDEVNLEEIARSTPGFSGADLQNLLNEAALIAARHKRKAVEQQDIDQARDKVMMGLKREGIRLSDHEKKLLAYHEAGHAIVAAVLPNADPIHKVTVIPRGKAMGVTMQLPEKEKLLYEKKYMLDRMAVMMGGRAAENLIFDTATSGAENDLKQIRQLARKMVLDWGMSEEFNNIAFGSQREQVFLGEQMGNPKEYSESTAQKVDQEVQRILVEAYDRAIEAITENREILDRLADELIDREEVPGKEVMEWLNGSLDKDKKQAGEDEEQTNEETEASESEDSKEEHTEEKENSSKE; via the coding sequence ATGTCTGAGAAAAAGAACCAACAGAAGAAGAACAAAGACTCTAAAAAGAACAAGGGAATTCAAGGTCCCGGCGGAAAACACCAGTATACTTTTTATTGGATCGTTATAGCTGCCCTCCTCGGATTTTGGCTCTTCAGCTCCCAAAGTGGCGGCTTTCTAGGAGGTCCTCCCATCATTGATTACAGTGAATTTCGAACACAGATCCAAGATAACAATGTTCGAAAGGTCACTATTCGAGGTGAACAAGTTGAGGGGAAACTTAAACAGCGTACGGCCCTCAAAGCTTCCGAAAATGACACTACTCGCTATAACAGCTTTATAACCTACTTGCCCTCATTTGGTGATGAAAAGCTTCTAACGATGCTCGAAGAGCATGGAGTGCAAGTTCAAACACTTCCCAAAAGTGATTTCAACTGGTGGACCGTTCTGCTGTGGGGTATACCTCTTGCTTTTTTAGTTCTTATTGGCCTGCAATTTTTCCGACAGATGAAAATGCAGGGTCAAAACATGTTTCAGATTGGTGAGAGTAAAGCCAAACTACAAGATGCAGAAAAAGTAAACACCACCTTTGACGACGTTGCCGGACTAAAAGGGGCCAAAACGGAGCTACAAGAAATTATCAGCTTTTTAAAGAATCCCGATAAATTTGATTCTCTCGGTGGCGAAATTCCAAAAGGAGTACTCATGGTGGGTCCTCCTGGTACCGGTAAAACATTACTGGCTCGTGCTGTAGCAGGAGAAGCAGGCGTACCATACTACACCATCACCGGCTCTGATTTTATGGAGATGTTTGTTGGTGTTGGAGCCAAGCGAGTGCGTGATATGTTTGAAAAGGCTAAGGAAAAATCTCCGGCTATCATCTTTATTGATGAAATTGACTCTATCGGTCGTAAGCGTGGTGCCGGACTGGGCGGTGGACATGACGAACGTGAACAAACGCTTAACCAATTGCTTTCTGAGCTTGATGGTTTTGAACCTAATGCAGGCGTTGTAGTAATGGGCGCTACTAACCGTCCCGATATTCTTGATAAGGCACTGCTACGCCCCGGGCGTTTTGATCGCCAAATTACTGTACACTTGCCCACACAAGAACATCGTGAACAGATTCTGGAGATCCACGCAGAAAACAAGAAACTTTCTGATGAAGTTAATCTCGAAGAAATTGCCCGATCAACACCCGGGTTTAGTGGTGCTGATCTCCAGAACTTACTGAATGAGGCTGCCCTTATTGCTGCCCGTCACAAACGCAAAGCAGTTGAGCAACAAGATATCGATCAGGCCCGTGATAAAGTTATGATGGGTCTCAAGCGCGAAGGAATCAGACTTTCTGACCATGAGAAGAAGCTATTAGCATACCACGAAGCAGGACATGCTATTGTTGCTGCCGTACTGCCTAATGCCGATCCGATCCATAAAGTTACCGTAATACCACGTGGTAAGGCAATGGGCGTTACCATGCAACTGCCAGAAAAAGAGAAACTCCTGTACGAAAAGAAATATATGCTTGATCGCATGGCTGTTATGATGGGGGGGCGTGCTGCCGAAAACCTCATTTTTGATACCGCTACCAGTGGTGCAGAAAATGACCTCAAACAGATTCGCCAATTGGCCCGCAAAATGGTTCTTGACTGGGGAATGAGTGAAGAGTTTAACAACATTGCCTTCGGGAGCCAGCGCGAACAGGTTTTCCTCGGTGAACAGATGGGTAATCCCAAAGAGTATAGTGAAAGTACTGCTCAAAAAGTGGACCAAGAAGTTCAACGTATTCTCGTAGAGGCTTACGATCGTGCTATCGAAGCAATTACAGAAAACAGAGAAATCCTTGACCGACTGGCTGATGAACTTATTGATCGTGAAGAGGTGCCCGGTAAAGAAGTTATGGAATGGCTCAATGGCAGCTTAGATAAGGATAAAAAGCAAGCCGGCGAAGATGAAGAGCAAACTAACGAAGAGACCGAAGCCAGCGAAAGCGAGGACTCTAAAGAAGAACATACTGAAGAAAAGGAGAATAGCTCTAAAGAATAA
- a CDS encoding MBL fold metallo-hydrolase, translating into MQEEKVNDVFIYPICIPTPFAVGDVFCYLIKDEKNVLVDTGHYSPDALTIIEKKLGEYDITVRDLDEIWLTHGHPDHYGQASFLAERSGAVIYGHSKERQNFATNNNSELFKAFFERHNIPSMLTVKMIEQLEWLKQYQQPIEPEWVGAGDKLSSGTLEATVQLTPGHAPGHVTFVLGENLFLSGDLLLEHISTNALINFDAESGERNKSLLQYRESLQWMREQQGVVLPGHGKKINDIKKVADHHLSEHQERYQEIIELIDKQPMNLMELSHTMFPKPIEEGAIFLVLSEILGYLDWGVEEKRIALEPDKMEYHKI; encoded by the coding sequence TTGCAAGAAGAGAAAGTAAACGACGTTTTTATCTATCCCATCTGTATTCCTACTCCTTTTGCAGTGGGAGATGTGTTTTGCTATTTAATTAAAGATGAAAAAAATGTATTGGTTGATACCGGTCATTATTCCCCGGATGCTCTGACCATCATAGAAAAAAAGTTGGGAGAATATGACATTACTGTGCGTGATCTTGATGAAATCTGGTTAACCCACGGTCATCCCGATCATTATGGACAAGCATCTTTCTTGGCTGAGCGGTCAGGGGCGGTGATATACGGGCATTCTAAAGAGCGTCAAAATTTTGCAACCAACAATAACAGCGAACTGTTTAAGGCATTTTTTGAGCGCCATAATATCCCATCTATGCTTACGGTAAAAATGATTGAGCAATTGGAGTGGCTAAAACAGTATCAACAACCCATTGAGCCAGAATGGGTTGGCGCCGGTGATAAATTGAGTAGTGGTACTTTGGAGGCGACGGTTCAGCTGACCCCCGGCCATGCTCCAGGGCATGTAACATTTGTATTGGGTGAGAACCTTTTTTTAAGTGGGGATCTTCTTTTGGAACATATCAGTACGAATGCTCTTATCAATTTTGATGCCGAAAGCGGCGAAAGAAACAAAAGCTTGCTGCAGTATCGCGAATCCTTGCAGTGGATGCGAGAGCAGCAGGGAGTGGTGTTGCCGGGGCATGGCAAAAAGATTAACGATATTAAGAAAGTAGCAGATCATCACCTTTCGGAACATCAGGAGCGATATCAAGAAATAATAGAACTGATTGATAAACAGCCGATGAACTTGATGGAGCTTTCTCATACAATGTTTCCCAAACCGATAGAAGAAGGAGCTATTTTCTTAGTATTGTCAGAAATATTAGGATATTTAGATTGGGGTGTTGAGGAAAAGCGAATTGCACTGGAACCTGATAAAATGGAGTATCACAAGATTTGA
- a CDS encoding Na+/H+ antiporter NhaC family protein, whose protein sequence is MAESKGYSLSNISQGNWINLSIILVVLVLGLVFAGELPKEGGHFGFWSVLPPLVAIVLAFWTKEVISSLFVGIALGGFISGNINIIDAYLIPSIGTEDFALILLVYLWSLGGLIGIWTRTGGAERFAAWASDKIVRGRKSAKFFTWMMGLVFHQGGTISTVLTGATVRPIADEHDVSHEELSYMVDSTASPAATVIPFNVWPIYIAGLVVGTIPLFETTQDGVAFFFQALPFNFYAIIALIMTFFFAWELLPWVPGKKMRKAIDRVQKEGKLDRDDASPMSASELTEMNIPEGYSSGLVDFFGPIGTLLGVAIIPYVTTFYFMGNTEDPTLLIAEAFVLAVLTGMFIALAKGMELKEVMDGFVDGCKGVTIGAIILALAVTLKGVAESVGTAEYVVELVGGSIMPAFLPAILMGLCMIIAFAAGTSWGTYAVVFPVAMPLAWAVMPDEFFITLCFGAVVGGSVFGDQCSPISDTTILSSLATGCDLMDHVYTQIPLALTAAGLGAVFYTLIVMTML, encoded by the coding sequence ATGGCTGAATCTAAAGGGTATTCGTTATCGAATATTTCGCAAGGAAATTGGATCAACTTAAGCATCATCCTGGTAGTATTGGTTTTAGGGCTGGTTTTCGCTGGTGAGCTTCCTAAAGAAGGGGGGCACTTTGGATTTTGGTCGGTGTTGCCCCCACTGGTAGCAATTGTATTGGCCTTTTGGACCAAAGAAGTGATCAGTTCATTATTTGTAGGTATTGCTCTCGGGGGATTTATATCCGGTAATATCAATATTATTGATGCTTACCTGATTCCCTCTATCGGTACAGAAGATTTTGCGCTGATATTGCTTGTTTATTTGTGGTCGCTAGGTGGCCTTATTGGAATTTGGACGCGTACCGGTGGTGCCGAACGTTTTGCAGCCTGGGCCAGTGATAAGATTGTAAGGGGCCGAAAGAGTGCCAAATTCTTTACCTGGATGATGGGACTGGTCTTTCATCAAGGCGGTACCATTAGTACAGTGCTTACTGGAGCAACTGTGCGCCCCATAGCGGATGAGCATGACGTATCACACGAAGAGCTTTCTTATATGGTTGACTCTACCGCCTCTCCGGCAGCAACAGTGATCCCGTTCAATGTATGGCCTATCTATATTGCCGGTTTGGTTGTGGGAACAATTCCCCTTTTTGAGACAACTCAGGACGGGGTGGCCTTCTTTTTCCAGGCATTACCATTTAACTTTTATGCGATTATCGCTTTAATCATGACGTTCTTTTTTGCCTGGGAGCTACTGCCTTGGGTGCCCGGAAAGAAGATGAGAAAAGCGATTGACCGTGTTCAAAAGGAGGGCAAGCTAGATCGCGATGATGCTTCACCGATGTCGGCATCAGAACTGACAGAAATGAATATACCTGAGGGGTATAGTTCTGGGTTGGTTGATTTCTTTGGCCCTATCGGGACCTTGCTGGGCGTAGCTATTATTCCTTATGTGACGACCTTTTATTTTATGGGAAATACAGAAGATCCGACCTTGCTTATTGCTGAAGCATTTGTGCTGGCGGTATTAACTGGAATGTTTATCGCTCTTGCCAAAGGGATGGAGCTTAAAGAAGTAATGGATGGGTTTGTTGATGGATGTAAAGGGGTAACCATTGGTGCTATCATTTTGGCACTGGCCGTAACGCTCAAAGGAGTAGCTGAGTCAGTGGGTACTGCAGAATATGTTGTTGAGCTCGTGGGAGGTTCAATAATGCCAGCTTTTCTGCCGGCTATATTAATGGGCCTTTGTATGATTATCGCTTTTGCTGCAGGAACGTCATGGGGTACGTACGCGGTAGTATTTCCGGTGGCGATGCCGTTAGCATGGGCCGTGATGCCGGACGAGTTTTTTATTACGCTCTGTTTTGGCGCTGTAGTTGGTGGTAGTGTGTTTGGTGATCAGTGTTCGCCTATCTCCGATACAACCATCCTTTCATCACTGGCTACCGGTTGTGACTTGATGGATCATGTGTATACACAGATACCACTGGCACTTACGGCAGCAGGGTTAGGAGCTGTTTTTTATACTTTAATAGTGATGACTATGCTATAA